AAGAAccataatttacttttatcaCTTTTTAGAACAAAATGTAGTGAAGTCTTAGAATtggaaaccatatatatatatgatacaATGCAAATGCATCACATTAGAAAATAGACAAGTTGAAGTAGATAAATATAAACTGGTGCGAGTGCATTATCTTTCTCCCCTTTGTTCGGGGGTGAGTCCTCCTTTTCCACAGTCAGGGCAGCTCTTTAATCCAAATCCTTGGCACTCGAAACATCTGAAACAAGCAAAATGAAAGGATATGAATAGATGAGTTTAAATTAGTTTGAGTTGGAACAAAAGTAAGAGattgagtgagtgagtgagtgaatGACTTCCAACGCTCGAAGATGTTTCcgtttttcttgtttctccCAGTCCCCTGAAATTGAGTTGAAAGCAAACACATGAAGGAAATTAAGTTGAAAGCAAACACATGAAGGTATTATAAGAGGAGAAGATGTTAAATGTGGAGTGAATTGAGCATTGAGAATTGAGAAGGATGGGATGGGTAACCTTGCATCCGGGACAATCGATAGCCCCTTTACCTCCACACGTTTGGCACCTTTTGGGCAGCGAAAATTTTGGCGCTGCAGCGAAGGGGATGTTGGATGGTTTActtctacttttattttgtgGCAGTNCGAAAATTTTGGCGCTGCAGCGAAGGGGATGTTGGATGGTTTActtctacttttattttgtgGCAGTATGGCGAATCCATGGGGTGGGAATGGGAACGGGAAGGTGCTGTTGTTGCTCTTTGAGACAGAGCTGCCGCACCACGCCATCTTCctttctttgggctttactGTCGTCAATTCTCCTCCTGTCTCTCAACTTTATAATTCTCAATGTTATCCATATTCCACCGTTTATTCTACAccactcttcttcttcttcttctaatttttcttcttattatcTTGTAATATAATACTCTCCCCTAAACCAAACATTAATTAGGTGCCGTACGGATGCCAACTTTTCTTACtagtctttaaatttttttggtcctgatttttatttaaaagaagaaaattactcgatcaccttaaaaaaaagtttgaacaAGTTAAAAGAAAGTAACGTGTGAACCAAGAAGATTCTTATTCatttaattgaatatttgttAACTCTCTTCCCTTCAGATGTGATATGTGATATTTGGAGTACTCTCTATTTAGGTTCTAACtataaaaattgagttttgAGGAGGTGCAACTGGTGCCTGCTTCATACTACTTCGTTATGCTACCCTTTTGTTGATTTCCTCCTTGTGGTGGAGGATCGACTAGAAGTGGATCCACAAAGAGCTGCCAGTAAATAGTTCCCGCAAAAGTGCACATTATCTTGTAATCATCTTTAACATTTGTTGAGTAAAATAGTATTAAATCCCAAAGAAATTGATGTAGTTGAGggagtttctttttcttttgttatttcatttcattttttctttttcacatgGCGTTGCGATGTCGAATTTCACCTATGTTCACGTAATAAATTACCAAAGACCACCGAAAGGAAGACTGCAAATTTTTAGCGCCCCCTTTCGTCTTTCCCTTTCCAACTAAGATTCGTTTCACTTCTACGCCTTTGTTTTGATGGCCGACAACATTCCGACAGTTGCACCCCCCGCCGATCGCCAACCATCTAGCACCCAGGAAGAAGATCCCCCACCCCCGCTCACTCCTGTAGAATCTGTGCTGGCGGTGGCTAATTCTCCTGCTCTACCCGAAAATGAGTCGATTCCACCAACAGACGTTGTTGTCGAGCCTGTATCGTGTACAGCTGCTGTAAAGGAACTGGTTTCATTGTCTCCTCCGACAGCAGTGGTGGAGAAAGAAGAGCCACTGCAGCCACCAGCTCGATCTACCGAACGTGACTTTGAGGTAGAGGCAAAACCTTCCGATGCAGGAAAGGACGTCCTTGGTGTTGAATCTTCTACTAAATCCAATACAATTGAAGAGCAGAAGATTCCTCAGGCTTTGGTTTCTTTCAAGGAGGAAAGTAACAAAGTGGCTGATCTTGCAGATTCCGAGAGGAAAGCCCTTCAGGAACTGCGGCAACTTGTCGAAGAAAATTCCGTAGTTAGGGAAAATCGTGCACAGGAAGTCCTGGAGGCAGCTCAAACTGAGAAGAAGCTGTCAATTTGGGGGGTTCCTCTTTTTGAAGATGACCGGACGGATGTGATCCTCCTGAAGTTTTTAAGGGCGAGGGAGTTCAAAGTGAGGGATGCATTCCTTATGTTTCAAAACACAATTAGGTGGAGGGAGGAGTTTGGCATCGATTCACTTGTCGACGAGAACCTGGGGGATGATCTGGAGAAGGTGGTGTATATGCATGGATACAGCAGGGAGGGTCATCCAGTGTGTTACAATGTCTTCGGAGAGTTCCAGAACAAGGATTTATATACAAAAACATTCTCCGACCAGGAAAAGCGGACCAAGTTCTTACGTTGGAGGATTCAGTTCTTAGAAAGGAGTATTAGGAAACTCGATTTTCATCCTGGAGGTATTTCTACTTTATTTCAGGTTAATGACCTCAAAAACTCCCCTGGTCCTGGCAAGCGAGAGCTTCGATTGGCCACTAAACAGGCTCTTCAGGTGCTTCAAGACAATTATCCTGAATTCGTAGCCAAACAGGTTTATACAATGTCTTCAACTATTTTCTTCATCACATATAGTTGAGGAGATTAGGATCTTGATTTCTTAATTCGTAGAATAATATTTACTTGATTTGgttgaaatttgattattgTATTGAATGGACCTTCATAAGGTATTTATCAACGTTCCTTGGTGGTATCTTGCATTCTATACGATGATCAGCCCGTTTCTAACCCAGAGGACCAAAAGCAAGTTTATCTTCGCAGGGCCTACGAAATCTGCCGAGACCCTTTTCAAGTCAGTAAAGAAAGAGTTAGTTTTATGTATTAATTGTTTTTCCTGAGTTGGGTATGATGATCTACCAATGCAGATACATTTCTCCCGAACAAGTTCCAATCGTGTATGGTGGCTTGAGCGTTGACTATTGTGATTGCAACCCAGATTTCGATGCTTCTGATCAAGCAACGGAAGTCTCAATAAAACCATCAACTAAGCAAACtgttgaaattataatttatgaggTGTGATAGAGAGACGTGTTATGTCTCTGTATTTCATGCTTTATGCTCTTTGTATGCAAGCCTTTCTTTACTTTCTGTCCATGCGTTTGTGTAATATTCAGTGAAGTACCAAATAGGAGTATTTATTCTGTGTGTGATTGAGATATTCATTGCGTTGCAGAAGTGCATTATTGCTTGGGAGCTACGTGTTGTGGGATGGGAGGTGAGCTACAGTGCTGAATTTGTGCCTAATACCGAAGAAGCATACGCTGTGATAATACAAAAGGCAAGAAAAATGGCCGCAACTGATGAACCAGTAATCTCTCAAAGTTTCAAAGTCTCTGAACTGGGAAAACTGTTATTTACTATTGACAATCCAACCtctaagaagaagaagctccTGTATAGGTTCAAGGTCAAGGTTTTAAGAGAGTGAAGCATTCTAGCCCCGATATCGGTGCCTGcgagaagggaaaaaagaaacacgTAAGGCGCCTTACCTCCGTTGATTTTACCTTTGCATCTTTGAATATATTAGCGCAATCATTCAGTCTGTATCTTAGTGCTTGTTTGTTATGCCATCGCATATTATTTGCATAAATTCGAATTCGTCATTTGTTATTTGGTCATTTTATGTGTTTTATTTTACCTCATTTGTttctcaccttttttttttttctttttttggagtTGTAAATCTTGTTGATGGTGTGTTGAGGTTTCATTTTGTCACTGTATTTCCTTAATTCCGTTTTGCTTGTCTGTCTCTCTCTATGAACAGTCTCAGTGAATTTCATAACTCGATCTATTTAGACAGTCAACAACTCTAAACAGCTTTGTTcgttataaatgataataaaggTTTGGATGGACTTCCCCCCAGGTTGTGTACTAGTAACTGCATATTTTGTATAACATTGAGAAACAAGGGGGGACAGGACAGTGGATGGTCTTTGTTTGTCATGTCTCCGACCATATCATACTCACAACTTTAGCTGTGTACATCACTAAGTTTAGCTTTCTTGGGTATGATGAATCTTACAAAGCATACGAGATATGTATAGGGTGGTCATATTTATTGACCTGGATTTCCTTATGCCCATATAAATCAAGCTTAAAAATTCGCTGCTCCTCCTAGCTCCCATTGTTTCTCTCCATCTCCCTACAGCTTGTACGGTCGTGCAGATTTCCTCGTACGTTGTTGGATAAGGGGGCGGTGGTCGTTTCTTTAATTAATGGAGGAATNCTAGCTCCCATTGTTTCTCTCCATCTCCCTACAGCTTGTACGATCGTGCAGATTTCCTCGTACGTTGTTGGATAAGGGGGCGGTGGTCGTTTCTTTAATTAATGGAGGAGTTTTGAGTTCCCTCCTAGGAGCAGAGGTTTTGGTTGCTAGAACTCTAGCCTGTTTGAGGGCTTTTCTTGGCGTGAGTCTATTTTTTCTAGTTTGTGAAAAGTGCaatttccaaaaaagaaaattgaagttttCATGTAGCAGGTTATCCTTGGAAGAACGAATATTGTTGATGGAGTTGTGAGAAATAGATATGGCTTGTGTGGTTAAAGGGACTTGAAGTTAGTAGTGTTTTAGACAAAGATGTTAAAGGGAGATGGATCAAGGAGTTCTTCCTCCCTCTGTGGTTGGTGAGAAGGATACATTTTTGGGGTAAGTTGAGATGTGTTCTCTGTTGTGGGGCCTTTGGGGTGAGCACTAGCAGAACAGTAGAACCTTTAGTGGAGTTGAGAAGGGCCCATGGCTCAATGTTTGAAGGAGATCAATGTTGTCTGAACTAGTACACTTATCAAAATTAAGTTGgttctttatttcaaaaaaactaatttgaaaatatattcacatttaataaaaactattgTTATTGGAAACgctaaaaactaaaactaataataaaggGATTACAACTGCAagcctaaaaaagaaatagaagaatCTTAGTTGGTAAAACAGattgtttgttaattttttttaaaaaaaattactttcaTATCACACTTGAATATGATTACTtgttaatttactttttaagataaaatgaattaaaagtaATGGTACCATTATCAAATATGATGTCTGATACTCCAATGAATATCATcttgttatatttatttcaccACGTTACTAGCCATTATTTTATCAATGCGTATAAAAGTAATCcaacagaaacaaaagaaaagaaattcttaattaaaatatcaaagcGATAGTTagcataattaaatattgctTCACATTCGAAgcataatttcaaataattaattacttaaattataattatataacaACAGAGAGCGTTTAGGTTTGGGTCTGAAGAGGAACAGGCATCTTCATCGTGAAGACCCACAACCCTGACTGCCAGCCATAGCCCCAATCCCCTCAATTGTCTTCTCCCCCTCCTCACACCATGAAGTCCATCTTCCAAGCCCGATGTCTTCGATCCCCAACCTTCCGGTTTTACTTGCAAATCAGCACGTCATCATGTTAGCCACCGCCGCTGCCGCCGCCTCTTTTTGGCTTCGTTCCAGTCGGAGCCGCTTTTTCATTCTCTTGCTTTGTTCCCCCCTCCTCGTTCCCATTTTCTGCGCTACTTTCCCCATCATCTGTGCCATAGAGCTCTGCATCCGCCTTGCTCGTCACAGGATAAGGATATGTCTTCGCGATTCCCCAGAAAGCGAACGGTTGCGGCGATGTGAGGAAGGCGGCTGCAGATCAGCGCTCCCGGAGAAGGTTGGCGATGACGGGGAGGAGGATATCGGCCTATTACAGAGGTACTTGGATGATCAGCTACTGCTTGTTCGATCTGTTTATGAATGTGGGGATTGTGCCGACGACTTAAGTGGGGATGCTCGATTTTGTGACATTGAAAATAGCAATTTGATTCCACTATTAGGCTGATACcaattcactttttttttttttttctttttaaattttcgttttgttttttctgttGTTAGTGTAAAATAATGTCATTaaatcattgaaattttatgaatttctaACAAGTTTAGCGAGCTTACTATTCTATGCGTATGCGGAGTTGTTGCCTGTGCGGTTATTCGCAATGTCCAGGACTCGAATCGAGAATTGGTCGTTTTAGAAATCTGGcgataaaaaaacaagagaaattcaagatgaatccGAGAAAGCTTTTGTAGCAGACAAATTAGCAGGCTCGGAGAGCAATTGGAGAAAGGCAGGGCTAAAAATCCAGGTGTTCGAGTAGGATGTGTTTCTAATACATGACATTGGTGACACGACACGTAATCTGACTTGTTTAGGAAAGGTAGTAGAATTAGGTTGCATGTTCGACCAAAACATTGAGCGACTTCATAAAAAATGCAGCCTCAAGTACATATCCTTGGGCGGAATAAGGGCATTTTGTGTGGGTGAATAGAATGGCCGAATAAAGGCATCTGAATGCTAGAGGCCACTGCCTTAAAATACACGGAATATATCTTGCTCTGCATCACGGCCAACTGCTGCACTCGCCAACATAGCTGGAGATGAAGAGTCCACACGTCCATTCCCNCTTGCTCTGCATCACGGCCAACTGCTGCACTCGCCAACATAGCTGGAGATGAAGACAAAGCCATAGCAAATTCATCGCCGCTTCCAATGGAGTTTAGGTTTAGTACCATCTCCAAATAGTAAACTAACCCCTTTTCAATTTACCCCCTTTACGGTTGATATCTCAATTTGCATCTCCGAAGGTGAAGCAACGACCGAGATGCATAAGCCGTCCTCTGCCCCGCGATCTT
This genomic window from Cucurbita pepo subsp. pepo cultivar mu-cu-16 chromosome LG01, ASM280686v2, whole genome shotgun sequence contains:
- the LOC111810762 gene encoding protein PHOTOSYSTEM I ASSEMBLY 2, chloroplastic-like isoform X2; the encoded protein is MAWCGSSVSKSNNSTFPFPFPPHGFAILPQNKSRSKPSNIPFAAAPKFSLPKRCQTCGGKGAIDCPGCKGTGRNKKNGNIFERWKCFECQGFGLKSCPDCGKGGLTPEQRGER
- the LOC111810762 gene encoding protein PHOTOSYSTEM I ASSEMBLY 2, chloroplastic-like isoform X1, which produces MAWCGSSVSKSNNSTFPFPFPPHGFAILPQNKSRSKPSNIPFAAAPKFSLPKRCQTCGGKGAIDCPGCKGTGRNKKNGNIFERWKCFECQGFGLKSCPDCGKGGLTPEQRGER
- the LOC111808798 gene encoding uncharacterized protein LOC111808798; protein product: MSSIPNLPVLLANQHVIMLATAAAAASFWLRSSRSRFFILLLCSPLLVPIFCATFPIICAIELCIRLARHRIRICLRDSPESERLRRCEEGGCRSALPEKVGDDGEEDIGLLQRYLDDQLLLVRSVYECGDCADDLSGDARFCDIENSNLIPLLG
- the LOC111801461 gene encoding patellin-3-like, with protein sequence MADNIPTVAPPADRQPSSTQEEDPPPPLTPVESVLAVANSPALPENESIPPTDVVVEPVSCTAAVKELVSLSPPTAVVEKEEPLQPPARSTERDFEVEAKPSDAGKDVLGVESSTKSNTIEEQKIPQALVSFKEESNKVADLADSERKALQELRQLVEENSVVRENRAQEVLEAAQTEKKLSIWGVPLFEDDRTDVILLKFLRAREFKVRDAFLMFQNTIRWREEFGIDSLVDENLGDDLEKVVYMHGYSREGHPVCYNVFGEFQNKDLYTKTFSDQEKRTKFLRWRIQFLERSIRKLDFHPGGISTLFQVNDLKNSPGPGKRELRLATKQALQVLQDNYPEFVAKQVFINVPWWYLAFYTMISPFLTQRTKSKFIFAGPTKSAETLFKYISPEQVPIVYGGLSVDYCDCNPDFDASDQATEVSIKPSTKQTVEIIIYEKCIIAWELRVVGWEVSYSAEFVPNTEEAYAVIIQKARKMAATDEPVISQSFKVSELGKLLFTIDNPTSKKKKLLYRFKVKVLRE